A single window of Psychromonas ingrahamii 37 DNA harbors:
- the xni gene encoding flap endonuclease Xni, translating to MISTLLIIDAMNLVRRIYAVQQKQHGDTPTALIATQSTTTNALKKLLRIHQPTHAICVFDSHAPSWRHQIYPEYKQGRKPIPELLKQGLPAIQEQFFDLGIDSLVTEEDEADDLIACLADKIAKQQQKCIIVSTDKGFYQLLNESIQLYDYFQNSFVIRQQVHQKMGISIQQLNDYWAITGISSSAIKGVEGIGSKGALSLLQQYGSLNNIFQQAEDSNNKLLTKIKSQQSNAILAKQLVTLKTDIKLGFNLKDLRYTDSTD from the coding sequence ATGATATCAACCCTATTAATCATAGATGCAATGAACCTTGTTCGACGCATCTATGCGGTGCAGCAAAAACAGCATGGAGATACGCCCACAGCACTGATTGCGACACAAAGCACAACCACCAATGCCCTTAAAAAACTGTTGCGTATTCATCAGCCAACCCACGCTATTTGTGTCTTTGACAGTCATGCCCCCAGTTGGCGTCATCAAATTTATCCTGAATATAAACAGGGACGAAAACCCATTCCCGAACTTCTCAAACAAGGTTTACCGGCTATTCAAGAGCAATTTTTTGATCTTGGTATTGACTCTTTAGTGACCGAAGAAGATGAGGCCGACGATCTGATTGCCTGCCTTGCTGATAAAATCGCAAAACAACAACAAAAATGTATTATTGTCTCGACCGATAAAGGATTTTATCAATTATTAAATGAATCTATTCAACTTTATGATTATTTTCAAAACAGCTTTGTCATCCGCCAACAAGTCCACCAAAAAATGGGGATAAGCATCCAGCAACTTAATGATTATTGGGCTATTACCGGTATTTCAAGCAGTGCTATTAAAGGTGTTGAAGGTATTGGCAGTAAAGGCGCATTATCCCTTTTACAACAATACGGCAGTTTAAATAATATCTTTCAACAAGCAGAGGATTCCAACAACAAACTGCTAACGAAAATAAAATCCCAGCAAAGTAATGCAATATTAGCCAAACAGCTGGTGACATTAAAAACAGATATTAAGCTCGGTTTTAATTTAAAAGATTTACGTTATACCGATTCCACTGATTAG
- a CDS encoding PEP-CTERM sorting domain-containing protein: MKKFALVSSLLVLFAAPSWGITITDAGAYYGTDVGSVDTYKNSVKIVGSSDPTAEEAWVNSELSSAGTTTSFTGKDEDVKFYGTDALNTFAFSMAPNTPEYFVIKNATYRALYQNTNELGWGVFNFTDLPDKMNLGKLGDPISHVSRFDSGTTPVPEPSTTLLLGAGLLGFGLYSRKRSKQ, encoded by the coding sequence ATGAAAAAATTTGCATTAGTTTCTTCTTTATTAGTACTGTTCGCCGCGCCAAGTTGGGGAATAACGATTACGGATGCAGGGGCTTATTATGGCACTGATGTTGGTAGTGTTGATACTTATAAAAATTCGGTAAAAATCGTGGGAAGTTCTGATCCAACAGCTGAAGAGGCTTGGGTTAACAGCGAGCTATCAAGCGCTGGAACAACCACATCATTCACAGGCAAAGATGAAGATGTCAAGTTTTACGGAACTGATGCCCTTAATACTTTTGCATTTTCTATGGCTCCTAACACGCCAGAATACTTTGTTATTAAAAATGCGACATACAGGGCCCTGTATCAGAATACAAACGAGCTGGGTTGGGGAGTGTTCAATTTTACAGACTTACCAGATAAAATGAACCTAGGTAAGTTAGGGGATCCAATCAGCCATGTATCACGATTTGATTCGGGTACGACTCCTGTCCCGGAGCCTTCCACAACTCTGTTGTTGGGGGCGGGGCTTCTTGGCTTCGGCTTATATTCCCGCAAGCGCAGCAAGCAATAA
- a CDS encoding SDR family NAD(P)-dependent oxidoreductase yields the protein MDKTRLASKNILITGSARGMGAATAENYAAQGAKVCIADLNIDGCNEVVARIIANGGQAIAVQMDVTNRESIAAGVQATVDAFGSINVMLNNAGINKPLMFMDITEENWHQIMTVNGLGCLMGMQEAARQMIKQGPQDEPYKIINVGSILSRQAFDDVVPYSCSKHAVLAMINGGAKALVQHNITVNGYGPGVVRTELWEQLDKDLVAIGKFKKEGESMDTLAADSILLGRYSYPEDITGTASFLASKDSDYMTGQLIMIDGGMIMQ from the coding sequence ATGGATAAAACAAGATTAGCTTCAAAAAACATTCTGATTACTGGTTCAGCAAGAGGAATGGGGGCTGCAACGGCTGAAAATTACGCCGCACAAGGTGCAAAAGTGTGTATTGCCGATTTAAATATCGATGGTTGTAATGAAGTGGTTGCACGTATTATAGCCAATGGTGGCCAGGCAATAGCAGTGCAAATGGATGTGACTAATCGTGAATCTATTGCTGCTGGTGTACAAGCAACAGTTGATGCTTTTGGTTCAATAAATGTCATGCTTAATAATGCCGGTATCAATAAACCATTAATGTTTATGGATATCACAGAAGAGAATTGGCATCAAATTATGACCGTTAATGGTCTTGGTTGTTTAATGGGCATGCAGGAAGCAGCTCGTCAAATGATCAAACAAGGTCCACAAGATGAACCTTATAAAATCATTAATGTAGGGTCTATTCTTTCCCGTCAGGCTTTCGATGATGTTGTACCTTATTCTTGCAGTAAACATGCTGTCTTAGCAATGATTAACGGCGGTGCTAAAGCGTTGGTTCAGCACAACATTACGGTTAATGGCTATGGTCCTGGTGTGGTTCGAACAGAATTGTGGGAACAGTTGGATAAAGACCTGGTCGCAATCGGTAAATTCAAAAAAGAAGGTGAGTCTATGGATACATTAGCAGCTGACAGTATTCTTTTAGGTCGTTACTCTTACCCTGAAGATATTACAGGCACGGCTTCATTCCTTGCGAGTAAAGATTCAGATTACATGACGGGTCAATTAATTATGATTGATGGCGGCATGATAATGCAATAA
- the lpdA gene encoding dihydrolipoyl dehydrogenase, with translation MSSADIEYDVIIIGGGPGGYVSAIKAAQNNLKVALVEKDKMGGICLNWGCIPTKALLKSGEFINKLHKANDFGVVVDKFSFDLKSIVNRSRDISKNLNKGVDALMKKNGITVFNDTAKIISNHKVALSNQTLNTKNIVIATGSKSKIIPGLEPDGNVVWNYRNAMTPKKVPENLLIIGAGAIGVEFACFYNSLGSNVTIVENQENILSTEDDDVSALAKKHFIKLGISILNSTKVNFIEKSKDSITFELTSENFKETKVFDNVIMAIGVSGSFDNIGLETLGIKTNHGFIETNEFMQTNVPNIYAIGDVAGAPCLAHKASHEGIICIEKILNKNNIKTLNNNSIPSCIYSYPQIASLGLTEKAVIASGETYTVGRFPFNANGKAIASGETDGFIKTLFSANTGELLGVHMIGAEVTEMIQGYAIGKELETTQVELEHVIFPHPTMSEAMHEAVLDASDKAIHI, from the coding sequence ATGAGTTCTGCAGATATTGAATATGATGTCATTATTATAGGGGGTGGCCCCGGAGGTTATGTTAGTGCAATTAAAGCTGCTCAAAACAACCTGAAAGTCGCCTTGGTAGAGAAAGATAAGATGGGTGGTATATGTCTTAATTGGGGGTGTATACCCACTAAAGCCTTGTTAAAATCAGGTGAATTCATTAATAAACTTCATAAAGCAAATGACTTTGGTGTTGTGGTTGATAAGTTTTCTTTTGATTTGAAATCCATCGTTAATCGCTCTAGGGACATATCTAAAAATTTAAATAAAGGTGTTGATGCGTTAATGAAAAAAAACGGCATAACCGTTTTTAATGATACCGCTAAAATCATAAGTAACCATAAAGTAGCGCTAAGTAATCAAACATTAAATACTAAAAATATAGTGATAGCGACAGGGAGTAAATCTAAAATAATTCCTGGTTTAGAGCCTGATGGTAATGTTGTTTGGAATTACAGGAATGCTATGACACCTAAAAAAGTACCAGAAAACCTCTTGATTATTGGTGCTGGGGCTATTGGTGTTGAATTTGCTTGTTTTTATAATTCATTAGGCAGCAATGTCACTATTGTTGAAAATCAAGAAAATATATTGTCAACAGAAGATGATGATGTGTCAGCGCTTGCAAAAAAACATTTTATTAAATTAGGCATTTCAATTTTAAATAGCACAAAAGTTAATTTTATTGAAAAATCAAAGGACAGCATTACTTTTGAACTAACCAGTGAGAATTTTAAAGAAACAAAAGTTTTTGACAACGTAATAATGGCTATAGGCGTTTCAGGCAGTTTTGATAATATTGGTCTGGAAACATTAGGTATTAAAACTAATCATGGTTTTATTGAAACGAATGAGTTTATGCAAACTAATGTACCTAATATTTACGCCATTGGAGATGTGGCAGGTGCACCTTGTCTCGCTCATAAAGCCAGCCATGAAGGTATTATTTGTATTGAAAAGATTTTAAATAAAAATAACATTAAAACGCTTAATAATAATTCTATCCCATCTTGTATTTATAGTTACCCGCAAATTGCCAGTTTAGGATTAACTGAAAAAGCCGTTATTGCCTCGGGTGAAACCTACACAGTAGGGAGATTTCCATTTAATGCTAATGGTAAGGCGATTGCTTCTGGTGAGACTGATGGTTTTATAAAAACGTTATTTTCAGCGAATACGGGTGAGTTGTTAGGCGTGCATATGATTGGTGCCGAAGTCACTGAGATGATCCAAGGATATGCTATTGGAAAAGAATTGGAAACAACACAAGTTGAATTGGAACATGTGATATTTCCACATCCAACAATGTCTGAAGCGATGCATGAAGCTGTATTGGATGCTTCTGATAAAGCAATTCATATATAA
- a CDS encoding pyruvate dehydrogenase complex dihydrolipoamide acetyltransferase encodes MPIEIKLPEVVSGFESGVIASWCVNEGDNIKKGDVIFEVETDKAVIEVESPGAGVLGKILVDSNSSPVAVDTIVGMILLENEDPSVLSGEPVITNDDANTPAPVSDVKPDKIQAVPSASSGASRIMASPLAKVIAANNNIDLSNVVGTGPRNRILKADVENIINNKSDNSPAIMTTSAENKPDNSVPLDKVASTVNTENSDITPHTAMRKVIASRLTESKTTIPHFYVSIDCEVDNLNLLRAEFNAFYKDHENVKLTVNDFIIKAVALAIHKHPEINSMWLSEGVKKNKNIDISVAVSTDDGLMTPIVFNADRKGLITLSQNMKSLVSKTRSGKLQPNEYQGGGFTISNLGMYDIDSFNAIINPPQSCILAVGRAKKIPVVKDDQILIANVMNCTLSVDHRVIDGSVAAEFLQTFKFYIENPKHMMLFGGE; translated from the coding sequence ATGCCTATTGAAATAAAATTGCCTGAAGTAGTCAGTGGTTTCGAGAGTGGAGTCATTGCATCTTGGTGCGTTAATGAGGGAGATAACATTAAAAAAGGTGATGTTATCTTTGAAGTGGAAACAGATAAAGCTGTTATTGAAGTTGAAAGTCCAGGGGCAGGTGTTCTGGGTAAAATATTGGTTGATAGCAATAGCTCTCCTGTTGCTGTTGATACTATTGTTGGTATGATTTTATTAGAAAATGAAGACCCCAGTGTACTTTCTGGTGAACCTGTCATTACTAATGATGATGCTAATACGCCTGCACCTGTAAGTGATGTTAAGCCTGACAAGATTCAAGCAGTTCCTTCTGCATCTTCGGGCGCTAGCCGTATAATGGCAAGTCCATTAGCCAAGGTTATAGCAGCAAATAATAATATAGACTTGAGCAATGTTGTTGGGACAGGACCACGCAATAGAATTTTAAAAGCTGACGTCGAAAATATTATTAATAATAAATCAGATAATTCACCTGCCATAATGACAACGAGTGCAGAAAATAAGCCTGATAATAGTGTTCCTCTTGATAAGGTTGCCAGTACAGTAAATACTGAAAATAGTGATATTACGCCTCATACTGCAATGAGAAAAGTGATTGCTAGCCGCCTAACTGAATCTAAAACTACGATACCGCATTTTTATGTGTCTATTGATTGTGAAGTTGATAACTTAAACTTATTAAGAGCTGAGTTTAATGCTTTTTACAAAGATCACGAAAATGTGAAATTGACCGTTAATGATTTTATTATTAAGGCGGTTGCATTAGCTATCCATAAACACCCTGAAATTAACTCAATGTGGCTTAGTGAGGGTGTTAAGAAAAATAAAAACATCGATATTTCAGTGGCTGTTTCTACTGACGATGGCCTTATGACTCCCATTGTATTTAATGCAGACAGAAAAGGTTTAATTACTCTTTCACAAAATATGAAGAGTCTAGTCAGTAAAACCCGAAGTGGTAAGTTACAACCCAATGAATATCAAGGGGGAGGATTTACTATTAGCAACCTGGGTATGTACGATATTGATTCTTTTAATGCCATCATTAACCCTCCACAATCTTGTATTTTGGCTGTTGGTCGTGCCAAGAAAATACCTGTTGTGAAAGATGATCAAATTTTAATTGCCAATGTAATGAATTGTACTTTATCTGTAGATCATCGTGTTATAGATGGTTCAGTTGCTGCTGAGTTTTTACAAACATTTAAATTTTATATTGAAAACCCTAAACACATGATGCTGTTTGGAGGCGAATAA
- a CDS encoding VOC family protein: MSHKIPGLRGIDHIGLTVPNLEEAVDFFVNVVGCTPFYDLGPFESGEWLATALDISNTTTMKKLKFLRCANGSNLELFEYEADHQNKTLPKNSDIGGHHLAFYVDDFNLALDYLKNNNIEILGEPTVRTAGPSAGQTWIYFKAPWGLQLELVSYPNGKGYEAESIHKLWHPAYPAE; this comes from the coding sequence ATGAGTCATAAAATACCAGGTCTTCGAGGCATTGATCATATTGGATTAACAGTACCCAATTTAGAAGAAGCGGTAGACTTTTTTGTCAATGTCGTGGGATGCACTCCTTTCTATGATTTGGGACCCTTTGAGAGTGGCGAGTGGCTTGCCACCGCGCTTGATATCAGTAATACGACAACGATGAAAAAATTGAAGTTTTTACGTTGTGCCAATGGTTCCAATTTAGAGTTATTTGAATATGAAGCTGATCACCAAAATAAGACATTACCAAAGAATAGCGATATAGGAGGTCACCATCTTGCGTTTTATGTTGATGATTTTAATTTGGCATTAGATTATTTGAAAAATAACAATATAGAAATTTTAGGTGAACCTACCGTCAGAACAGCAGGGCCAAGCGCAGGTCAAACATGGATATACTTCAAAGCACCATGGGGACTGCAGCTTGAATTAGTGAGTTACCCTAATGGAAAAGGTTATGAAGCAGAATCTATTCATAAATTATGGCACCCAGCTTACCCTGCTGAATAA
- a CDS encoding alpha-ketoacid dehydrogenase subunit alpha/beta, with protein MPKTEKLLTNVEWLKIEADSKDINKIGAKESIKIFTQTQIIRTFEEEMIKLDKLGLVHGPLHTSVGQEGAMVAALSVMRDSDIANGSHRGHHLFLGKSLNYVLPDDFDPKNDDYDVNMDELIYKTMSEILGLSDGFSGGRGGSMHLRWEESGVIGTNAIVGGGVPTALGAAWSKKRSGNQDIVFTSFGDGSCHIGNVLESFNLASLYELPLCFYIENNGYAVSTTLEEQSKDIRMSSRGQGFSIPAYKVDGQDPFSVRTAMEMAEKHMRAGKGPFILEVDVYRHFHHSGGIKGSAFGYRSKDEEKKETERDALNFIQKILIEKSWITQNEIDVIKNRIEVMVQKSVKRILIKDNDKNIINPVLWPSTTTRDDGLRSDKSEFEGVKYTEFNDFNGGLENKRFVDVIAQNMVRRFEDDDRYFVIGEDVHKLKGGTNGATKGIPERWPDRCVPTPIAEHAFVGLSGGVAMLGEYRPIVELMYPDFGLVAADQLFNQIAKARHMFGNTVKVPLVLRTKIAIGSGYGSQHSMDPAGLFAMWPGWRIVVPSTPYDYVGLMNSALKCEDPVLVIETVELYSKTGLAPTDNFDYFIELGKAKVVREGQKFTVLTYLNMISLAEKACENLGIDAEVIDLRSLDRASLDWDTIGESIKKTNHVIVLEQGSLTNSYGAMLSDEIQKRYFDYLDHPVKRVYGGESSPNVSKVLERSAYVGLEEIEKAFTESMNDKGIRG; from the coding sequence ATGCCTAAAACGGAAAAATTATTAACAAATGTTGAGTGGCTTAAAATCGAAGCCGATAGCAAAGATATAAATAAGATCGGTGCTAAAGAAAGCATAAAAATATTCACTCAAACTCAGATTATTAGAACCTTTGAAGAAGAAATGATTAAGCTGGATAAGCTTGGTTTAGTACATGGTCCTTTACATACCAGTGTTGGTCAGGAGGGGGCGATGGTCGCTGCATTATCCGTTATGCGGGATAGTGATATTGCCAACGGTTCACATCGAGGACATCATTTATTTTTAGGGAAATCATTAAACTATGTTCTTCCTGACGATTTTGACCCAAAAAATGATGACTATGACGTAAATATGGATGAGCTCATTTATAAAACCATGTCTGAAATTTTAGGGCTGAGTGATGGCTTTTCCGGTGGTCGTGGGGGGTCAATGCACTTGCGTTGGGAAGAGTCTGGTGTCATTGGCACCAATGCGATCGTTGGTGGTGGTGTACCTACTGCATTAGGCGCTGCATGGTCTAAGAAACGTTCAGGAAATCAAGATATTGTATTTACATCATTTGGTGATGGCTCTTGTCATATTGGTAACGTTTTAGAGTCATTTAACTTAGCCTCTTTATATGAATTACCGCTTTGTTTTTATATCGAAAATAATGGTTATGCGGTTTCGACAACATTAGAAGAACAATCTAAAGATATTCGAATGTCGTCTAGAGGACAAGGTTTTTCAATCCCAGCCTATAAAGTGGATGGGCAGGATCCCTTCAGCGTGCGTACTGCTATGGAAATGGCAGAAAAACACATGCGCGCAGGTAAGGGGCCATTTATTCTTGAAGTCGATGTCTATCGTCACTTTCATCATAGTGGTGGCATTAAAGGCAGTGCTTTTGGCTATCGTTCCAAAGATGAAGAAAAAAAAGAAACGGAGAGAGATGCATTAAATTTCATACAAAAAATATTGATTGAAAAATCATGGATCACGCAAAATGAAATTGATGTTATAAAAAATAGAATTGAAGTGATGGTTCAGAAATCGGTCAAACGCATTCTGATAAAAGACAATGATAAAAATATAATCAACCCCGTGTTGTGGCCTAGTACGACTACACGTGATGATGGTTTAAGAAGTGATAAAAGTGAATTCGAGGGTGTTAAATACACTGAATTTAATGACTTCAATGGTGGGTTAGAAAATAAGAGATTCGTGGACGTCATTGCACAAAACATGGTCAGACGTTTTGAGGATGATGATCGCTACTTTGTTATTGGTGAAGATGTTCATAAATTAAAAGGCGGCACTAACGGCGCAACAAAAGGAATTCCTGAACGTTGGCCTGACCGTTGTGTACCAACACCCATTGCTGAGCATGCTTTTGTCGGTTTGAGTGGTGGTGTGGCTATGCTTGGAGAGTATCGTCCGATCGTAGAATTAATGTATCCTGATTTTGGACTTGTTGCGGCAGATCAGCTTTTTAATCAAATTGCAAAAGCCCGCCATATGTTTGGTAATACGGTGAAAGTACCCTTGGTATTGCGCACTAAAATAGCAATAGGAAGCGGCTATGGTTCTCAACATTCAATGGATCCTGCCGGTTTATTTGCGATGTGGCCAGGTTGGAGAATCGTTGTCCCTTCAACACCTTATGATTATGTTGGATTAATGAACTCGGCATTAAAATGTGAAGATCCCGTTCTGGTGATTGAAACCGTGGAGCTTTATTCTAAAACCGGGTTGGCACCCACTGACAACTTCGATTACTTTATTGAGTTAGGCAAAGCTAAAGTGGTGAGAGAAGGTCAGAAATTCACCGTGCTGACTTATTTAAATATGATTTCACTGGCTGAAAAAGCCTGCGAAAATTTAGGCATTGATGCTGAAGTTATTGATTTACGCAGCCTGGATAGAGCGAGTTTGGACTGGGATACGATTGGAGAGAGTATCAAGAAAACCAATCATGTGATCGTTCTTGAGCAAGGTAGTCTGACCAATTCTTACGGGGCTATGTTATCCGATGAAATTCAGAAGCGCTATTTTGATTATTTAGATCACCCTGTTAAACGTGTCTATGGTGGTGAGTCTTCACCTAATGTATCTAAAGTCTTGGAACGTTCAGCCTATGTTGGTTTGGAAGAGATTGAAAAGGCTTTTACTGAATCAATGAACGATAAGGGTATTAGGGGTTAA
- a CDS encoding NAD-dependent succinate-semialdehyde dehydrogenase, whose translation MGILNLFENKPYINGQFILTATKTTFNVYNPANNECLASVENAGEEEVVNAINAADQAFALWRTVAPRERAEILRSCYNIMIKNKENIANLISLEEGKTLSESLGEVNYAAEFFRWFSEEAVRINGDLSRSPSGNNNILVTNEPVGICYLITPWNFPAAMMTRKIAPALAAGCSVIVKPSEETPLTALYLAQLFSEAGVPKGLINVLPSNRPEELSEAIFKDNRIRKISFTGSTNIGSHLLSKASKKVVNCSMELGGNAPFIVLDDADLDVAIDSAMIAKMRNAGESCIAANRFYVHQSLAASFTEKLTKKMAVLKVGNGLDSTTDVGPLINRKAVIKVDGLVQEAIKKGAKLHCGGGLIESDSCYYSPTVLSNIPKDADIFSQEIFGPVAAISTFDDIDSVISSANNTDFGLAAYIISADIKKALRVASLLEAGVIGINQGFISDPAAPFGGVKQSGLGREGGGDGIWEFIEKKYIAVDW comes from the coding sequence ATGGGTATTTTAAATCTATTTGAAAACAAGCCTTACATTAATGGTCAATTTATTCTTACAGCAACTAAAACGACATTTAATGTTTATAATCCTGCGAATAATGAATGCCTGGCCAGTGTTGAAAATGCTGGCGAAGAAGAGGTGGTTAATGCGATTAATGCAGCTGATCAAGCATTCGCATTATGGCGAACGGTTGCTCCCCGAGAACGTGCAGAAATTCTGCGTTCTTGCTATAACATAATGATAAAAAACAAAGAGAATATTGCAAATCTTATTTCATTAGAAGAAGGGAAAACTCTGAGTGAATCCTTAGGTGAAGTGAATTATGCAGCTGAATTTTTCCGTTGGTTCTCAGAAGAAGCCGTTCGGATTAATGGTGATTTATCGCGTTCTCCAAGTGGCAATAACAATATCTTAGTGACTAATGAGCCTGTTGGCATCTGTTATTTGATCACTCCATGGAATTTTCCAGCGGCAATGATGACCCGCAAGATTGCACCCGCCTTAGCGGCAGGATGCAGCGTAATAGTCAAACCGTCAGAAGAGACACCTTTAACAGCGCTTTATTTAGCGCAACTATTTTCTGAAGCGGGTGTGCCAAAAGGTCTGATTAATGTACTGCCTTCAAATAGACCAGAAGAACTATCTGAAGCCATATTTAAAGACAACCGTATTAGAAAAATATCTTTTACAGGTTCAACTAATATCGGCAGTCATCTGTTAAGCAAAGCCAGTAAAAAAGTAGTTAACTGCTCAATGGAGTTAGGTGGTAATGCGCCCTTTATTGTTCTGGATGACGCTGATCTTGATGTGGCGATTGATAGTGCAATGATCGCCAAAATGAGAAATGCAGGTGAGTCATGTATTGCAGCCAATAGATTTTATGTTCATCAATCTTTAGCCGCTTCATTTACTGAAAAATTGACCAAAAAAATGGCAGTATTAAAGGTCGGTAACGGCTTAGACAGTACGACTGATGTAGGCCCATTAATCAATCGGAAAGCGGTGATTAAAGTGGATGGTTTAGTTCAAGAGGCGATTAAAAAAGGCGCTAAATTACACTGTGGTGGCGGTTTGATCGAGAGTGACTCTTGTTATTATTCCCCAACGGTATTGAGCAATATTCCTAAAGACGCGGATATATTCAGCCAGGAAATATTTGGGCCTGTTGCCGCAATTTCTACTTTTGATGATATTGATTCAGTTATTAGCAGTGCTAATAATACCGATTTTGGACTTGCCGCTTATATTATCAGCGCTGATATAAAAAAAGCACTGAGAGTCGCATCATTACTTGAAGCCGGTGTCATTGGTATTAACCAAGGCTTTATTTCAGATCCTGCCGCCCCGTTTGGTGGTGTAAAGCAAAGTGGTTTAGGAAGAGAAGGTGGAGGTGATGGTATTTGGGAATTTATTGAAAAAAAATATATAGCAGTCGATTGGTAG
- a CDS encoding M24 family metallopeptidase — MVEPKVTQEKDLEPNWNWDRPIPSPGRMAVDFEERVNFRRLHKYRVARARQALANSSMGAILCFDNNNIRYLTSSVIGEWSRDKICRYSLFTGNSDPYLWDFGSAAAHHRLNMPWIENDHLFAGMLGLRGSVAEDAGLFKSAAKEIADILKKEGVADMPLGVDVMEPPMFFALQAEGITVVDAQQVILDARQIKSMDEITLLNTAASMVDGAYQVIADSLKPGVRENEMVAIANKFLYDNGSDDVEAINAVSGERCSPHPHNFTDRMYRPGDQAFFDVIQSYMGYRTCYYRTLNVGSKTQGQVDAYKQAREWIDNAIALVRPGMTTDKLAAVWPSAQEFGFENEMEAFGLQFGHGLGMALHERPIISRLTSFDNPFELKEGMVFALETYCPASDGSGAARIEEEIVVTKDGYRIITLFPAQELFVANAY; from the coding sequence ATGGTAGAGCCTAAAGTGACACAAGAGAAAGATCTTGAACCTAATTGGAACTGGGACCGACCTATCCCATCACCGGGTCGTATGGCGGTGGATTTTGAAGAGAGAGTTAATTTTAGACGTTTACACAAATACAGAGTAGCACGAGCTCGGCAAGCACTTGCCAATTCGAGCATGGGTGCCATTTTATGTTTTGATAATAACAATATTCGCTATTTAACCAGCAGTGTTATAGGTGAATGGTCACGAGACAAAATTTGTCGATATTCTCTTTTTACGGGAAATTCAGACCCATACCTTTGGGATTTTGGTTCTGCTGCCGCGCATCATCGTCTCAATATGCCTTGGATAGAAAATGACCATCTATTTGCTGGAATGCTTGGTTTACGCGGATCTGTTGCTGAAGATGCAGGCTTATTTAAATCTGCGGCTAAGGAAATTGCTGATATTTTGAAAAAAGAAGGTGTTGCTGATATGCCATTAGGCGTTGATGTGATGGAGCCACCAATGTTTTTCGCTTTACAAGCGGAAGGCATTACTGTTGTTGATGCACAGCAAGTAATACTTGATGCGCGTCAAATTAAAAGTATGGATGAAATCACGCTTCTAAATACGGCGGCATCTATGGTTGATGGTGCATACCAAGTTATTGCTGATAGTCTGAAACCAGGCGTCCGTGAGAATGAAATGGTAGCGATAGCCAATAAGTTTCTTTATGACAATGGCTCCGATGATGTTGAAGCGATTAATGCCGTCTCAGGTGAGCGCTGTAGTCCACACCCGCATAATTTTACTGACCGTATGTATCGTCCTGGCGACCAAGCTTTTTTTGATGTTATTCAATCTTATATGGGATACAGAACTTGTTACTACCGCACCTTAAACGTTGGTTCAAAAACGCAAGGACAAGTAGATGCTTATAAACAAGCGAGGGAATGGATAGATAATGCGATTGCGCTTGTGCGCCCAGGTATGACCACCGATAAATTAGCCGCAGTTTGGCCTAGTGCACAAGAATTTGGCTTTGAAAATGAAATGGAAGCATTTGGTTTACAGTTTGGCCACGGTTTAGGTATGGCGCTCCACGAAAGACCTATTATTAGTCGTTTAACATCATTTGATAATCCATTTGAATTAAAAGAAGGAATGGTTTTTGCGTTAGAAACATACTGTCCTGCCTCAGATGGTTCGGGTGCTGCAAGGATTGAAGAAGAAATCGTAGTGACAAAAGATGGTTATAGGATTATTACACTATTCCCGGCGCAAGAACTATTTGTTGCCAACGCTTATTAA